The nucleotide window TGTCTCAAGCATAGATTCTAAAAAAATCTCATCAGCCTCTTTGCGTGAAATCTTGCCCTTATGAAACTGCTCGCATAAATAATCATGCAAAATAGCGCATTTTAGCCCTCTACCAAATTTATTTACAAAAAAATGCGCGCCAAAATTGCTAAAACCATCGCTCCTAAAGCCTTTTGGCACGATGATGCAATGCTCTAATTTTTCACCCATAATATCTAAACGCAAAGGCGCACGATAATAATAAAACCCCTCCAAAAGCGTGATACTCTCACCCTTATCGCTCATAATAAGCCGCAGCTCACTTGTAAAACTACGCATTTTATCTCTTAGCTTTCAAAGCTTACTTTAAAGCCGCTAGCGGGCTTACATACACAATTTTAGCTAGCTCCTGCTCATTTTTAGCCTTTTGAATTTTATCTTGTAGCATTTGCCTATTTCCTACTAAAAGCGCGATAGCTGTGCTATATTTGGCACTTTTCTCCAGCACTTTTTGGCATAATGAATCTAAATTTATCCCGCGCGCCTGTGCAAGAGCAGCTAAAAGCGGGCAAGAAGAGACGACTTTTGAGGCTAAATACGCTCTAGCCTCGCTCTCTTGCACACTCCATGTCAAAAGCTCATCACTAGGGATATACTCGCCCTTAATGCTATCGCACTCATATTCAAAATTTATATTTATCTCTTGGAGCTTTTCACGCTTTTGCGCGCTTAAATCAGGCTTTATAAACGCGTGAGTGAGTGAATCCACTTGCGTGCCTACCTTTACCCACGCTAGCTCATCTGTTGTAAGCTCTTTAACTTCTAAATCCTGCTCATTCCACTCGCTAAGCTCATTTTTAGTAAAAATCTGCGCTACTTGCGCGTTTTGGATAAGGGCGTAAGTTTTTCCTTCTTGTGCTTTCATATTTTTTCGCTAGCTTTTTGGCTGGCGCGTTGGCTTTTTGGCTAAAAACGGTTTCGCAAAGTGTGCGGGTCTTTATGTTTAATAAACTCCCTCGCTCACGCGCTGCACAGCGCCAAAACTAGCTCCAAAATCCTGTCGCGCCTTTTTGTATGGCAAAAAACTTGTTCGCGCTCCTTTCATAATTTTGGCGCATTTTGCGATAAATTCACGCCATAAAAAAGGGGTAAAAATATATTTAAACACATTTTTATAGTATTTTGATATGATTATGCTGATGTTACGCATCGGTTTGGGCGGGTGGGCAGAATACCACTTTTGAAGGCTTTGTATGAAAAAGACGAAGTTTAAAAAGTTGGTTGTAAGACTCAAGCTCTGGAGGCTTAAAATAGCCTTTAAGCTTGAGATATAACCGCTTTCCCCTCTTTTTTAGAGGGGTTAGGCGGATTATAAAAGTTTAAATCTTAAATATAGCTTTTATCATGCAAAACTACGCAAAAAGGCAAATTTAATGGACAAAGCACGCTTTATGGAGCTTTTTAAACAAACAGGCTTTAAAAATAAAAACGAGCTAGCCAAATATTTAGGCATTCCGCACGCTACTTGTAATAATTGGGGTTCTACCACGCCATACCCAAAGTGGCTAGAGAGCTTTTTAAACACCTACATCGAGCTAAAAACGCTTAAAGAGCAAATCAAAAATTGATTTTTATAACATTATGCGTTATAATGAATCAAAGGAGCGGCATGATTATAAGCTTTAAAGATAAAGAAACGCTAAGCTTCTATAAGAGCGGTAAAAGCAAAAAGTTTCCTAAACAAATCCACGCTCGCGCCCTTTTAAAGCTTGATATGCTTCATGCTAGTATAAATTTAAAGGATTTGCGCTCCCCTCCAAGCAATCACTTAGAGAAGTTAAGCGGAGACTTAGAGGGGTTTTATAGCATTCGCATAAATGAAAAATATCGCATTATTTTCACTTATGAAAACGCCACTGCTGCGCAGGTTTGCATTACAGATTATCACTAAGGAGTTACAATGACACGACGCCCCTCACACGCAGGAGAAATCTTAAAAGAGCTTTATCTTAATGATTTAGGCATAAGCCAGCAAGCTTTTGCAAAGGCTTTGGGTGTGAGCTTTCGCACCATTAATGAGATTGTGAATAAAAAACGCGCAATTAGTGTTGATATGGCACTGCGTTTAAGTCTTGCACTTGGCACTACACCGCAGTTTTGGCTTAATTTGCAAAATAATTATGATGTATTTTTAAAAGCAAAAGATAAAAAATTAGCAGACATTAAGCCACTTTTTGCGTGAGAAGCCAAAAGAGTTCTTTTGCACCAGCTTATGCGCATAAAGCTAATAAATCACACTAAAGCTATGACTCCCATAGCTATGCCTGCTCCCACTCCCTGCGCCATATCTAAAAATAAGCGTGCCTTTAGCATTTAAAGTCAAAGCCGCCGCGATACTCTCTCCGCTTTGTGCTACTTGTTTTGTGTGCGCATACATACCACTCCAGCTACTCCAGCCTTTTGTGCTGCCTCTCCAGTGGCGCTCTTGTGATAGAAATCCGCCCATAGAGCCACCCCCACCGCTTAGATGATATAAAAGCGCGCCATTTAAAATCACCTGCACACTATTGCCATGCGCACCATTATTATAGTAGCGCGTGCCTTTTGTGGGCTGATGCCAACCATAAGTAATCTCCCCAGCACCCGCCTGCGCGCTAAAAAACACATCAACAGCATAATCATTTGGATTTTCTATCACAAAATCAAAGCCGTGATTGCCACTATGGCGATAGCTTTGGTTAAACACCTGCCCATCAATGCAATATTTTTGCGTTTTTTCAATTTGCATATCTTTTGCCTCTCACTTATCTTTTTAAAGCTCTCTTAAGCCTTTTTTGCCGCGCCTGCAGTATTTTTTGCGCTAGCGCCCGAATTTTGCTCCTCTGTCTCTGCGGGCAGCTTTTCTGTAGGCAGCGCGGGCGCTTTATCTTTATCATCTTGTGTAGGCAGTGGCAGCACCTCACTCCAAGAGATGATGCAAATCCCGCCACTTGCGATAGTTATAGGCACATTTTCTTTAAGCTGTAAAACCGCGCTTTTGCAATCGCCTCTTTGCCCATAGCCATTTGCATTCCCCGCGCCTCCATTTGCGCTCAAAAAGCTCCCA belongs to Helicobacter jaachi and includes:
- a CDS encoding helix-turn-helix domain-containing protein yields the protein MDKARFMELFKQTGFKNKNELAKYLGIPHATCNNWGSTTPYPKWLESFLNTYIELKTLKEQIKN
- a CDS encoding type II toxin-antitoxin system RelE/ParE family toxin, producing the protein MIISFKDKETLSFYKSGKSKKFPKQIHARALLKLDMLHASINLKDLRSPPSNHLEKLSGDLEGFYSIRINEKYRIIFTYENATAAQVCITDYH
- a CDS encoding HigA family addiction module antitoxin, which gives rise to MTRRPSHAGEILKELYLNDLGISQQAFAKALGVSFRTINEIVNKKRAISVDMALRLSLALGTTPQFWLNLQNNYDVFLKAKDKKLADIKPLFA
- a CDS encoding DUF1353 domain-containing protein, yielding MRSFTSELRLIMSDKGESITLLEGFYYYRAPLRLDIMGEKLEHCIIVPKGFRSDGFSNFGAHFFVNKFGRGLKCAILHDYLCEQFHKGKISRKEADEIFLESMLETKAFNPLKARLIYACVRAFALLKGYE